A window of Puniceicoccaceae bacterium contains these coding sequences:
- the argF gene encoding ornithine carbamoyltransferase, with protein MKTIRHFLKETDFSLSELETIFERCHELKSNRGKSQSPLPLAGQSWGMLFFKNSTRTRISFDVGLGELGAHRLFLDLNSMQISRGESIADTARVVSRYLHGMVIRAYEHEILEEFAREGSMPIVNALTDFLHPCQIYADAFSIAEKLTPSVPSLEDVRGRKLVFIGDCDSNMANSWILGGCMMGMEVVLCGPDHFQPGQRIRDLVNASDLQGSFRFTTDPGEACSNADVIYTDVWVSMGDEGEAQLRKDMLQPYQVTRAMMSLAKPTALFMHCLPAHKGEEVESEVLEMPNSIIFDQAENRLHMQKAILATLVELNR; from the coding sequence ATGAAAACCATTCGTCACTTCCTCAAAGAAACCGATTTCAGTTTGTCCGAACTCGAAACCATTTTCGAGCGTTGCCATGAACTCAAATCCAACCGTGGAAAGTCCCAATCCCCCTTGCCACTGGCGGGGCAGAGCTGGGGCATGTTGTTTTTCAAGAACAGCACCCGCACCCGAATCTCATTTGATGTCGGACTGGGTGAACTTGGCGCGCATCGATTGTTTCTGGATCTGAACAGCATGCAGATCAGCCGGGGCGAAAGCATTGCGGACACCGCCAGGGTCGTATCGCGCTACCTGCACGGCATGGTGATTCGCGCATACGAGCACGAGATTCTTGAAGAGTTTGCCCGTGAAGGCAGCATGCCGATTGTCAATGCGTTGACGGATTTTCTTCACCCTTGTCAGATCTACGCTGATGCATTCAGCATCGCCGAGAAACTGACCCCATCGGTTCCTTCGTTGGAGGATGTGCGCGGACGCAAACTTGTTTTCATCGGAGACTGCGACTCGAACATGGCGAACTCCTGGATTTTGGGAGGATGCATGATGGGCATGGAAGTTGTGCTGTGTGGACCGGACCATTTCCAGCCGGGCCAGCGCATTCGTGATCTTGTGAATGCATCCGACTTGCAGGGCAGTTTCCGGTTCACCACCGATCCGGGTGAAGCCTGCTCCAATGCCGATGTGATTTATACGGATGTCTGGGTAAGCATGGGCGATGAAGGGGAGGCGCAGCTGCGCAAAGACATGCTGCAGCCCTATCAGGTGACACGCGCGATGATGAGTCTTGCGAAACCGACAGCATTGTTTATGCATTGTCTTCCTGCCCACAAAGGTGAGGAAGTGGAGTCCGAAGTGCTTGAAATGCCCAACTCCATCATCTTTGACCAGGCGGAGAATCGCCTGCACATGCAGAAGGCGATTCTCGCCACGCTTGTGGAATTGAATCGTTAG
- a CDS encoding argininosuccinate synthase, which translates to MKILLAYSGGLDTSVIVRWLKDKYDAEIITFAADVGQEEELDGLEAKAIKTGATRHYTVDLVAEFGSDFVYPMVRGNAIYEGQYYLGTSIARPLIAKAMVEIARKEGATHLAHGATGKGNDQVRFELTFAALAPDLQIISPWRMQEFRDTFPGRKEMIEWCREHGVPVEASAKKPYSMDRNLWHISYEAGILEDPWFDPSTPENKDMYKLSVDPMDAPDTPEYVELHFEQGNCIAVNGETLAPADIIKKLNKLAGKHGIGRVDIVENRFVGMKSRGVYETPGGTILMSAHRQMETLTMDRNLMHTRDGLIPRYAELIYNGFWFCPEREALQAFIDKSQETVTGTVRLKLYKGNVLTVGRKSPLSLYDENIASMEGVKSDYHPDDATGFIHLQGLRLRTRRLMQGK; encoded by the coding sequence ATGAAAATCTTATTGGCATACTCGGGAGGACTCGACACCTCCGTTATCGTGCGTTGGCTCAAAGACAAATACGACGCGGAGATCATCACTTTTGCGGCCGATGTTGGCCAGGAAGAGGAACTCGATGGCCTGGAAGCCAAGGCCATCAAGACCGGTGCGACACGCCACTATACGGTGGATCTTGTTGCCGAGTTTGGCTCTGATTTTGTTTATCCGATGGTGCGTGGTAATGCGATCTACGAAGGTCAGTACTATTTGGGCACGTCGATTGCGCGACCGCTCATCGCGAAGGCCATGGTGGAGATCGCGCGCAAGGAAGGTGCAACCCATCTGGCCCATGGTGCCACCGGCAAGGGCAATGATCAGGTTCGTTTTGAACTCACCTTTGCGGCCCTGGCGCCGGATCTGCAGATCATCAGTCCCTGGCGCATGCAGGAATTTCGGGACACGTTCCCCGGACGCAAGGAAATGATTGAGTGGTGCCGTGAGCATGGAGTTCCGGTTGAAGCGAGCGCGAAAAAACCCTACTCGATGGACCGCAACCTCTGGCACATTTCCTACGAGGCTGGTATTTTGGAAGATCCGTGGTTTGACCCATCCACACCCGAAAACAAGGACATGTACAAACTATCGGTTGATCCGATGGATGCACCGGACACCCCGGAATACGTTGAGCTGCACTTTGAACAGGGCAACTGCATTGCGGTCAATGGTGAAACACTGGCACCTGCAGATATCATCAAAAAGCTGAACAAGCTTGCGGGGAAACACGGTATCGGACGTGTCGACATCGTCGAAAATCGTTTTGTGGGTATGAAGAGCCGTGGGGTGTATGAAACACCGGGCGGTACCATCCTCATGAGTGCGCATCGCCAGATGGAAACCCTCACGATGGATCGCAACCTGATGCATACCCGTGATGGCTTGATTCCGCGTTATGCCGAGCTGATCTACAATGGATTTTGGTTTTGCCCCGAGCGGGAAGCACTGCAGGCATTCATTGACAAGAGTCAGGAGACGGTGACCGGAACGGTGCGTCTGAAGCTTTACAAAGGCAACGTGCTTACGGTGGGTCGCAAGAGTCCGCTTTCACTCTACGATGAGAACATTGCATCGATGGAGGGAGTCAAGAGTGACTATCATCCCGACGACGCTACCGGATTTATCCACCTGCAGGGGCTGCGATTGCGCACGCGCCGCTTGATGCAGGGAAAGTAA